The Chiroxiphia lanceolata isolate bChiLan1 chromosome 4, bChiLan1.pri, whole genome shotgun sequence genome contains a region encoding:
- the CD8B gene encoding T-cell surface glycoprotein CD8 beta chain translates to MARPWLHLCICLQIPGFCTNLLLSQTPEHILAQTNNKTEILCELKKEHTGLYWYRWSQERQTFEFLVFSNVLGKTTYGANISQNKFSVHRASVHNSYSLHISHLHASDNGTYYCSVSQSSQLFLGSGTQLSVVDVLPLPSKTTQAPVSKKPIRCITKCKAASKKGPCSPLIWIPLAAGALLLLLTLISIAHRLHRLRRRLWLRIHRQ, encoded by the exons ATGGCCCGGCCGTGGCTCCATCTCTGCATCTGCCTCCAGATCCCAG GCTTCTGTACAAACCTACTCTTATCCCAAACTCCAGAGCATATTTTAGCCCAAACtaacaataaaacagaaatcctCTGTGAGCTGAAGAAGGAGCACACCGGGCTGTACTGGTACCGCTGGAGCCAGGAGAGGCAAACCTTTGAGTTCCTGGTATTTTCCAACGTATTGGGCAAAACCACATATGGTGCAAACATCAGCCAGAACAAGTTTAGTGTCCATAGGGCGAGTGTCCACAACTCCTACAGCCTGCACATCAGCCACCTCCATGCCTCGGACAACGGCACCTATTACTGCTCCGTTTCCCAGTCCTCCCAACTCTTCCTGGGCAGTGGGACACAGCTCAGTGTGG TTGATGTTTTGCCTCTGCCTTCAAAGACCACTCAGGCACCAGTCTCCAAAAAGCCCATAAGGTGCATAACCAAATGCAAAGCTGCCAGCAAGAAAG gtccctgcagccccctgatCTGGATTCCTCTGGCTGCTGGtgcccttctcctcctcctgacCCTGATCTCCATTGCCCACCGTCTCCACC GTCTGCGTCGAAGACTGTGGCTTCGCATCCACCGGCAGTAA
- the LOC116786221 gene encoding T-cell surface glycoprotein CD8 alpha chain-like gives MDRSPVLLLLLALGLCYPGIHGQMYEMKIRFRNSITQLRVGQRLELECQTDKKDSGMFWVHQDKSGTLHFIVFISSLYRVTFKGNQRTSTRFEASKHNTVYRLVVKSFTQQDEGNYFCLMNVNQMLYFSPGLPAFFPVTTTVAPTTTRPTTQHDSTEKDPFVETSDPETSTENELNFFCDLLIWVPLAGACLLLLIALAITITLCRRTRRRRCRCKRPVQGKPHTKPGTTN, from the exons ATGGACAGGTCTCctgtccttctcctcctgctcgCTCTGGGACTCT GCTACCCAGGGATCCATGGCCAGATGTATGAGATGAAGATCAGGTTTCGCAACAGCATCACCCAGCTCCGGGTGGGACAGCGGCTGGAACTGGAGTGTCAGACTGACAAGAAGGACAGTGGCATGTTCTGGGTCCACCAGGACAAGAGTGGGACCCTTCACTTCATTGTCTTCATCTCTTCCCTGTACCGAGTCACCTTCAAGGGGAATCAGAGAACATCCACACGCTTTGAGGCCAGCAAACACAACACTGTCTATCGGTTGGTAGTGAAGTCTTTCACACAGCAGGATGAGGGGAACTATTTCTGCCTCATGAATGTCAACCAAATGCTGTACTTCAGCCCTGGCCTACCTGCCTTCTTCCCAG TCACCACCACAGTGGCACCCACCACAACAAGACCCACCACCCAGCATGACAGCACCGAAAAGGACCCCTTCGTGGAGACATCAGATCCAG AGACCAGCACGGAGAATGAGctgaatttcttctgtgatCTTCTCATCTGGGTTCCCTTGGCAGGTgcctgcctcctgctcctcatcGCCCTGGCCATCACCATCACGCTCTGTCGAC gAACCAGAAGACGAAGATGCAGGTGTAAAAG gccTGTGCAGGGGAAGCCCCACACCAAACCCGGCACAACAAACTGA